Sequence from the Amaranthus tricolor cultivar Red isolate AtriRed21 chromosome 16, ASM2621246v1, whole genome shotgun sequence genome:
CTTTCATACTCTATATAATGCTACAGAAGGTACTGATCTTGTGGATAAGGTCTCTAATAAAGCGCTAGGGGCTTCCCCATCCATGGCCAATGAATAACATCTTATGCTGGAATATTAGGGGATTGAATATGGTTAAGCGGCCAAAGGAGTTGTCTAGATTTCTAGTTGCCCATAATATTTCCTTGTTCAGTTTCCTAGAGACCAAGGTGAAGATGGGTTACCTTGGTCGCTTATATCAAAATCTCTGCCCTGGTTGGTGTTTCTCTCATAATTTACCTTATCATCATGGTGTTCGTATCATTTTTGGATGGAAGGGTAGTGAGATGAATGTTAATATTCTTTTCATGAGCAGTCAAATTGTTCATCTAGAGATTACTCCTATTATAGGTGAGGTGTTCTTATGCTCTTTTGTTTATGGGGATAATACTGCTAGTAATCGATCTGTTTTGTTTCATCAATTAGTTTCTCTTCACGTTAATGGCCCTTGGTTAGTCATGGGGGACTTTAATTGTTTAGCTGGCTTGGATGAATGTACTGGTCATGCAGTGCGATTGCAGGAAACTATTCCACTACGTCGATGTATGGAAACTTGTGGTCTTCATGATTTGAGATTCCATGGTTGCTTCTTTACTTGGTCAAACAAGAGAAGTGAGTAAGCTCGTGTGTTTAGTAAAATTGATCCTGTACTGGGGAATCAAGATTGGAAGGATGTCTTCCGTACTGCTGAAGTGTCTTTCCTAGAAGAAGGATCGTTCGATCATACACCTATGCTGATTCAGTTCATCAAACATCCCAGGGGTAAGAAGACTTTTAAGTTTTTCAATCACTGGGCTGAGCAGGAGGGTTTTATTAAAAGTGTCTCCGAAGTTTGGGGTAACTCTGTTTCGGGTTGTAGGAGCTTCTAAATTACGGAAAAGCTCAAACACCTAAAAACTATCTTGAAAGAGAAATTTCAAGTTAATCAGTTGGAAGCTCTGGTGATGCGAGCAGAGGATGATCTTCGTAACGCTCAAAGCGAACTTCATAAACACCCTTGTGATCCAGAACTCTCCTCAAAAGAGTATGCTGCTGATAGGCTTAGGAAGGCTAAGAATGATCAAGACACTTACCTTAGCCAGTTAACCAAATTAAATTGGCTGAAATTTGGAGATGAGAATTCCCGCTACTTTCATCAGAGCATTAGACAAAGGCAAATTGTGAATCCGAATTCTTCTTCTTAATGACAATGGGGTTCCTTTTACTGACATCAGAAGGATTCAAGAGTCTTTTGTTACTTTCTATCAGCAACTGCTGTGCAATAATTTTAACTGCCGGAGGCGCATCGACATGAACGTTATTACAAAAGGGCCTCTATTAGAGAACTCTCTCCATGAGCAGCTATCTCTTTGCTTCTCGGTAGAGAAAATCAGGAATGCGCTATGGAGTATCCCTGACACAAAAATTTCGGGCCTGGATGGATACAATAGCAAATTCTATAAAGCTGCT
This genomic interval carries:
- the LOC130802608 gene encoding uncharacterized protein LOC130802608, producing the protein MVKRPKELSRFLVAHNISLFSFLETKVKMGYLGRLYQNLCPGWCFSHNLPYHHGVRIIFGWKGSEMNVNILFMSSQIVHLEITPIIGEVFLCSFVYGDNTASNRSVLFHQLVSLHVNGPWLVMGDFNCLAGLDECTGHAVRLQETIPLRRCMETCGLHDLRFHDWKDVFRTAEVSFLEEGSFDHTPMLIQFIKHPRGKKTFKFFNHWAEQEGFIKSVSEVWEDDLRNAQSELHKHPCDPELSSKEYAADRLRKAKNDQDTYLSQLTKLNWLKFGDENSRYFHQSIRQRRIQESFVTFYQQLLCNNFNCRRRIDMNVITKGPLLENSLHEQLSLCFSVEKIRNALWSIPDTKISGLDGYNSKFYKAAWFVVGDDLVEAVQ